Below is a genomic region from Macaca thibetana thibetana isolate TM-01 chromosome 1, ASM2454274v1, whole genome shotgun sequence.
GTTCCAAGTGTTGATATTTGAAAGCTGATCTGTTTTGTCATGTGCCCTGGGGAGAAGGTTGCTGTGTGATGTGCTACCAAGATCATGTGCTCTGTCCTATCAGAAAGCTTTTCAAGGTGAGTGAAGTATGTTCAGGGGGCACAGAAATAAAGCAGAGTGGCCAGGCGTAGTAACTGTTTGCTGATTGTGTAACAAAAACATAAGCGTACTTCTATTATTGCTAATTAGATGAGGAAAAGGGATTTGGAGAGAAATCTAGAAGTCTGGGGAAGGGGTGTATTCTCAGAGGACCACCAGATCATGGCTGATTCTCCTCTCCTTGTGGCAAGCCCTACGTTTTTTGTATAactaataattgaaataatagaaCAGCTTATTCATTACTTACTGAGTGCTTGCTTTTTGCAACGgacagttaaataaaaaatattacatgattTTTAAGCAAAGCTAATGCTAAGTCATATTCAGCGACATTTGTATTAAAGTTTGTGTTTGCTCCTAGAAGACTGCAGAGGGACAAGTTGGTTTGAACAGAGCTATTGttaactaaattttaaaacaaaaggagaggagaaaaagacagATTTCTTCTCTCTActctcaaagattttttttttagatttcaggAAAAGCATTCACTTTAAAATAGATACCAGTTTATAAGTTTTAAGCAGGCTAAAATTTGACTGTATGTTAATAGTTAAAGGCCAAACTTTCAGTAAAACAGATCTTTATCTGTGGGTAGATATTGCCCCAGATATCCTTGTCAGCTTATCCTCTAGTCTTCAGACTTTGTGAATAAATCAGGTGGAGTAAGTAATTTACATGTtgtgtctcatttaatttttgcagCAAACAACTCTCCTTTACTGATAATGGAGGTTAAGGCTAAGGGGAGCTAAAAGAATCTTGTCTACACTCACACAGCAAGTGATGGAACTGAAATTCCTGCTGGGGTCTTTCTGgtttaaagcttattttaaagATCACTTCTACTATATCCCAAGTTTAAAATaggcattaaaaagaaaacagcaaaaacttctattttttttctatttacaaataagcaaaaagaaggaCGTAAAAGTTGCCTATAATCCTGCCATCTGGAGAGAGTTAATTTTCTCAAGATTGTAGGACAGATTGACCATCTTTATTTGTTCCTCTGccccaaaagaaacaaaacttagaGTCAGAGAAGCTTAATGAAACACTAGGATAAAGGCTGTCTATCTTGTGTCTAGAAGTAAGAAATGACAGTAATTCAGTTTTCAAAGCGTTTATTGAATCTAGTATCTTCCAAACAGTATGCTGGCTTTTAGACAGGTCATACAGGTGAATGTAGGGGTCTATCCTTAAAAAGCCGATAAGGCAGTTGTTGCTCAACTCTGGctcatttaaaaatctgagaagtttttagaaaatatctgtggctgggcatttttttttttttttttttttttttttttttttttaaagagacagagtcttgctctgtcacacaggctggagtgtagtggtgtgatcataagtcactgcagccccaaactcctgggctcaagcacttctcccacctcagcctcctgagtagcagccataggcctgtgccaccatgcttggctaacaaatttttaaaagcttcttagGAGATGCAGCCATGGTGAAGAGCTAGTATTATGAATTAATTGGGGAAAGAGATGCATGTAGATCAGTATCAAGAGAGTTTGAGGCTAGGTGAGATGGCTCACATGTccgtaatccgagcactttgggaggctgaggctggtggattgctttgagcccaggagtttgagaccagcctgggtaatgtggagaagccctatctctaccaaaagaaaaaaaaaaaattagctggatgtggtagtacaggcctgtagtcccagctactggggaggctgaggtgggaggatcacctgagcctcacctgaggcggaggttgcagtgaaccatgattctgccactgcactccagcctaggtgacagaggaagaccctgtctccaaaaaaaaaaaagaaaaaaagagtttgaataTTGTAATACAAGTACTATTGGCTTCCGCAAAGTCTTTCTGAATAAGGAAGTCTTTGAAGTAGACCTTGATTAATGGGAAGAATTTATTAGGAAAAAAGATGATGCTATTGGGGATAGGAAAGGATATttcgggctgggcgtggtggttcacgcctgtaatcccagcgctttgggaggctcctcatttgaggtcaggagtttgagaccagcctggccaacatggtgaaaccccaactctactaaaaatacaaaaattagccgggtgtgatggcgggtgcctgtaatctcagctatttggaaggctgaggcaggagaatcacttgaacccgggaggcggaggttgcagtgagccacgattgtaccattgcactccagcctgggtgcagagcgagactccatctcaaaaaaaagagaagagatattTTCAAACAATTATCTGAAATGTTGTTGTCAAGGTTTCTTTGATTGATAAGGATGAGAtctttgagttatttgtaggttgtTTTGTAAGAAGAAATTCCTTTTGAGTATTCCAGGTCCTTTGATCactaatgggattttttttttttctctttctaccagGTCTTCAATGAAATTTATCCAGTATGGACTTACTCTTACCTGGTGCTACTGTTTCCTGTGTTCCTTGCTACCGACTACCTCCGTTATAAACCTGTTGTTCTACTGCAGGGGCTCAGCCTTATTGTTACATGGTTTATGCTGCTCTATGCCCAGGGACTGTTGGCCATtcaatttctagaatttttttatgGCATAGCCACAGCCACTGAAATTGCCTATTACTCCTATATCTACAGTGTGGTAGACCTGGGCATGTACCAGAAAGTCACAAGTTACTGTCGAAGTGCCACTTTGGTGGGCTTTACAGTGGGCTCTGTCCTAGGGCAAATCCTTGTCTCAGTGGCAGGCTGGTCGCTGTTTAGCCTGAATGTCATCTCTCTTACCTGTGTTTCAGTGGCTTTTGCTGTGGCCTGGTTTTTACCTATGCCACAGAAGAGCCTCTTCTTTCACCACATTCCTTCTACCTGCCAGAGAGTGAATGGTATCAAGGTACAAAATGGTGGCATTGTTACTGACACCCCAGCTTCTAACCACCTTCCTGGCTGGGAGGACATTGAGTCAAAAATCCCTCTAAATATGGAGGAGCCTCCCCTGGAGGAACCGGTAAGCTCAGCCTTAAGTATCTTGTAATTGCTACTATGGGGGCTAGACCAGTGGTGAAAAAACCAGCAGACTCCCTCTTGATAGATCTTGTATTCATTTGGATTCATGTTTTATCCTGAGTTGATTCgttgctttattcattcattctattcaTTCAAGCTGTGGTTTATTTATATTAGAGATgacacatttatttttccctgGAGTGCATGACCTCCAAAGTCAGATTGATACAACATTATATTATATTGTTCATGTCAGAGATGTCTTGGATTGCAAGGGCTGAGTCTTCATCTTTTGAGTGTTTGGCACATAAATAAAGCACTCAGAAAATTTTTGCTAAATGGGTAAATGAAATGATtctaataaatgattaaatatctACTTCTAGTTTCTGAATTGAAgcccaaattattatttatttatttatttatttatttatttttgagatggagtcttgctctgttgctgaggctggagaacagtggtgcgatctcgattcactgcaacctctgcctccagagttcaagcagttctgcctcagcctctccctagtagctgggattacaggcacttgccaccatgcccagctaatttttctattttagtagagatggggtttcaccatgttggccaggctggtctcaaactcctgacctcaagcagtacacccgcctcagcctcccaaagtgctgggattacaggcctgagccactgcacccagccatgaagCCCATGGTATTTAAGGGTAAGAAgttattttcctcttctgtgcTAGAAGGtatatctgttatttatttttcaaatgacaaTTTGCTGAAGTAAAGTAGTAATGAATAATGCAGGCAAAGAGATCACAAGAGGACAGTTTGAGGTGATGATGGAATAAATACTAAAAGTGTGTTATGAAGCTGTCTCTTGGAAGGGAGAAGTAtggcattaaaataatttatccatCTGTTCTGTCTAGCCAGGAAGATAAATTCCTTTCCCTAGACacccaccccccttttttttaaatatacaagtttttttgtttctattaggTTATAAGCTGTGAGCTGTGAGGAGCAAAGTTAATTCCAGCCACACTGTAGTCTTAGTTTTCCTGGGACATGTTTGGAAATAAGCCTATTAACATTCCAGCTTTGTAGGTGGCCTCAGTCGGACTGAGCTCCATAAGCTTTGTAGGCTGGCTGATAATAAAGAACCATTATGAATAAAGTCTTTCATTCTGTACTGAGAGTTAACTGGATTGTTTCAATGTGGTATCTGATGTCCTCGTTGAAAATTACTCTTTTCTCTGTCCCCATTGTTGAGCTCTCAAATTACTACTTGAAATTTAGGTTATCATCCCAAAGAGCCTGGGTAGACTTCTAGAGCCTGGGCAACCCTCACCATGAAACTCACCTTGATTACCAAGGCACCTGTGAGCAGTTTTTGTCAGAATGACCAAGGATTAAGTGGCAATGAAATGCTGATTTTTTCATAAATTGTTAGGTAATGTTGGAGAGTCAACAGAGGGTTgatgggagagggaaggaggtatAATCATTTCATAGATTTCatgaagtggaaaaaaatacTCTTCTTTATCTGTTTTGAATGTGTTACAGTGGCTTTAGctaaaattaacatatatataatgtgtgtataaatgtatgttttagaTATTAACATATTGACCATAGTTCTAAAGATTTTTATAGATAGTGAGTTTCAAACTTTTTTGAATATAATTAAGAAACATagtgagaaaacacattttacataGAAAACCTGTACAtacataggtatgtatatattttatatataacagaAACAAGTTTTACAACAATACTTTATTCTGatacattcttttactttttaaaaattcagttcacTGTTCTCTAAATCAATTTTATTACCAACTTATGGGTGGTGACCTATAGTTTAAAAAACTCTGTTCTAGATCAACTTGAAATACTTGTTTATAGATACACAGTGTGTCAGTATTTTATATACCGAAGAATTGTAGAATTTTAGAGTTAGAAATTCTAATCACAAGTCAGAAAAATCAGAGAATTTTAAGAAGAGATTAGATTTCATCAAGACTGTCCTTTTAGAGATAAGGATTAGGATCAGAGATTAGCAACTTGCGCAGAATTGCACAAATATACTCTTGGGcataattttaaagtgtatatgAGATCCAGTTCTCTCTAAACCTTTCTCCATGAAGTCTTTTAACTAGGGTAACAATGTCAGAACCATCATGTCAGTTACACTGTTTTCGAAATTAGGATTCAAGTCAGTTCCCTGATATCCTAGGCTCTGCTACCGATACCATAGCAGATGGGCAGTGCTGCTTGGTATTGGCACTGATTGGCCCTGAAATGCTGCTGTTTTTCTTTGGCAAGCTTGAAGgaaattcagaatatggatattAGGGAACACAGAGGTATTTTAAGTTGACAAGACCTATAATTAAACCATAAATTATAATCATGGTAATTATTGAAGAGTAGGTAGATAGATggttttatcttgatttttatagaaagagaaaatgaagtagGAGGAGTCTAAGTGATAGCTCACTCTACAAGTTACCTTAGAGTATTTGtgagttctttttatttaaagagagCCTATTGCATTGGGGCAAAGGGTGCTGATCTCACAGAAAGAAGAACCAAAGCTGGTGACTTTCTTTCACAAGCAGAGCTGGATTCATTATGTAGTTGGCTGATAAGTGAACCTGATTTATTTTGAGTTCTTCATCTATTAGAAATGACACAAATTAAACCACTTCTTTAGCATAGGTTCTGACATGTAATTAATACCTAGTAAATGATTCTCTTAATATAGCCATGCTTTTATTTGTAGTTTCATATCTTTTACTACTAGTAAGTGTTCTTTCTGTGTCTGCATGTCTAAGGTCTATAGGAACAATGACAACAGTGAAATTAATGCTTGCACTTTGGTATTAAATAATGTCATTTCTAGCAGCAGGGTGTAGTGAGTTTTGAAGAAAGTGAAGTCCAAACCCTAGTTCTAGTactggggcaagttacttaattctGTGAGATTTAGTTTccttatgtacatatatatcttaCAGGGTTATTTTGAGTATTTAAAGCTTTCAAATGAGTTTACATAGTAGGTTTCCAATAAATGGTAATTGCtgttactattatcattatcattagaCATGAATAATCTGGAACAGCTTTGTACTTTTATGGTAGATAGTCATGTATTTGTGAGGTTGTAGATAGagtaatatttccttttctctttgaattAATCATGCCCAGTCatcttcattatcatcatcatcgtaCCTCCCATTTATTTTGACTTGGGTATCAGATACTGTGCTAAGAACTTTAGAGTTAGTATATTATTTGATTCTTATTAAAACTCGATGATGTAGATATTTGCTCATTTTAGAGAAGAGGAAACTAAATTTAGTTAACTGACTTGCTCTAAGGCACATAGGAAGTGGCACTTCAAAAATTTCCAactcaggccgggcatggtagctcgcacctgtaatcccagcactttgggtgggcaaggcaggcagatcacttgaggtcaggagtacgagaccagccttgccaaggTAGTGAAACACCAtgtctgctaaaaaaaaaacaacaacaaaaactaactgggcatggtggcgcatgcctgtaatcccagctacttgggaggctgaggcaggagagttgctttaacccgggaggcggaagttgcagtgagctgagatggtgccactgcactccagcttgggcaacagagactctgtctcaaaaaaaaaaaaaacaaaaagaaaaatttccaccCGCATCTGGTTGACTCCAAAAACCACCACTTCAGTAGAGATTTCCATTCCCTGACAGAGGGAAGTAattgttaaagatttttaaatgtataaaacagtGTCAAAACCTTATATTCAAATGAAATCTGAAACTAGATCCCCATTgtgataagtaaataaaaattgagCCTTTCTGATTGAAACAGGAATGCAGGTCTGATAATTTTACCCACCTTGAGCCTGTTATTCATCCCACATGAAACTCTCAAAGCTCCATGGAACACAGTGAAGCCACTTATTAAATTAGAACTTGCATGATTAACTATGAGCAGCTCAGAGTTTTGATGTAatagaaataaacctttgtaaATGTAATTTAACAAGAAACATAAAAGGTAATATGTCAAATGCTCTTTTAGAAAGTGCGATTCATATAAGCTTAACATTTGAAGCCTAGAAAACAGCATAGAAGGAAGCCTGCAGATTATAGCAAGAGGTGCCGATTTTATAAACAGGACCTGCCAACTTTTCTTTTTGGCGTGGCCAGATAATAGATTGAGTAGTTATTAACTTCTGTGTGCAGAATTCATTATTACATAATAGATCTAAAGTTCTCAAATGTATTATACTGGCATTATTTTATGTATGCCATGACTTTTTAAGCtatgcaataaaaataacattaactgAGCACCTCTATAATAAATACATGCATTATCTAATTTAACTCTGTATAATCTTATGTGGATAGATGTTAttgttatcattttcattttccagatgagaaaactaagggtTTCTTATCAGTTTATGGTAGGTTTCTAATAGAAACTTGTGAATCCTTTTAATAGTTCCATTCTTCCAGGAATATACTTTCTTATAATCCTTCCAGCATCCTTGAAAGTTTTAGATTATCACAGTTGTTTTCCAGGTTATATTGGTTAAGCAACTTAAGCTAAATAGTAAAATTCTGATATAGTTCAATAAAACTGGTGGATCTTGAATAAAGACTTCAGAAAATATGCTTGGTACCATTCACTCACTCTCAGCAAATTCACATTAGATATAATTAACAGTTATCTTGTGATTTGTTTAAATTCACAAGGTTTGCGCTCATATACAGTGCCAAGAAATCAATCTTGTAACAGcagtattttgtacttttaggtgGTTATCATATGCAGATTCATCAAGTAGAATTTTCAAGTGTCAGTAATTCTTTCTCTGAGTTATCTTAGTTAACCTCAGTACTCCTCCCTGAATTTTGGAAAAGGGCTGTAGTAATGGTGCTTGAAGGATATCCCCCTCTGGGCTAAACAGCACAAAGAAGGAAGCACCACACTGGGGTTGCTTTGCAACGGCATGAGAAGGTAAAAGAATGATGAAACTCGGATTCTCAGTCCAGTGAGGTTTTCTAGCCTCTGAGGGAGAAAATGGCCTTTATTTACCTAATGCTGATGGTCACTGTTACTGTATATAAGAGGAGAAAATATCTGtactaattttataaaaatgatatatatggtgtgtgtgtatgtatgttttttttttttttttttttttttgagacagagtctctctctgttgcccaggctggagtgtagtggcatgatcacggctcactgcagcctttatctaggttcaagtgatcctcccacctcagtctcctgagtagcagggactacatgtgtacaccaccacacccagctaattaaatttttgtgtgtgtgtgtgtgtgtgtatgtgtgtatggagacgggatcttactatgttgcccagcttgatcttgaacttcttggttcaagcagttctcctgccacagcctcctgaagtgtggagattccaggcgtgagccactgtgcctggcatctacttacttttttaaattaaacattacaGAAagctatataaaaaaaattaaaaatcacctgACCTACTACCACCCAAAGATTAGTGAACTTTTCAAACATCTCTTttcatatatgcatatgcatgtacacatatgtatacattttatagtAAATGAAATTGTGATCTACATGTAGTCTTGTAACTTGCTGTTGTTTTACTCAGTGGTATATCGTACTCATCTTTCCATGGCGCTCATTTTGCCTTTACATGTTAGCCACGAAAGTAAAATTTTCCATGTtctgtttttttgggtttttttttggtagagataggatctcactttattgcccaggctgatctcaaactcctgggctcaagcaattctgtcttgacctcccaaagtgctgagattatagatgtgagccaccgcacccggccttcccATGTTCTGAGCAAGGCCCAGGGATTACAGTAACATTTGGCAGATTAGTCCTTTTATACAGATGAAATCAGAGATATCTCACAGAGTGTCTGACATCTCATATTCACTTCTTGTGATGGTGCATAGCTCAGTAATGTCTTGCTTCACTCAATTATAAGCCCAGTAACttgatttattactttattataatactatttctcattgtttaaatattaagtaatataaaaagtttaaggaagaaaatttaaaccACTAAGAACCCACCACTTAGAAAGAACTGCTAATATTTTGGTCTACTTCTTTCCAATATTTCTATCTTAACTGTTGCGTCAATCTGTCAATTACAAGGGTAGGAGGCCTTAACTGAATAGTGATTTATTAGGGTTGCTAGTCTGTTgcttattattattcttgttatGTTGTTTGCCAGTCTATGGGAGATGTAGATTATAGACTCCTATTGGCTGAAGCCTGCAATCTCTTTTCATCATCTTCATTTTGTAAACAATACATCTTTTGCTGGGTTGATTACATACAGCTGTGTTAATGCTATAGTGCATTTAAAGCAAAAATCCTATGAGAACATATTTTTCACCAGAGGGGAGAAATGTAATTGTTACAAGTTTATGAAGTAAGCAGTTGGTTTTCACAAGGAAAAAAGTCTGTTAGGTAAATAATTGGGCCTGTAAATTGCTTTCTATATAATTGCCTTCATCAGAGTTTGAGCGTTGTTCCCTTTTGCTATGTAGGAACCCAAGCCAGACCGTCTCCTTGTGTTGAAAGTACTATGGAATGATTTCCTGATGTGCTACTCTTCTCGCCCTCTTCTCTGCTGGTCTGTGTGGTGGGCCCTCTCTACCTGTGGCTATTTTCAAGTTGTGAACTACACACAGGGCCTGTGGGAGAAAGTGATGCCTTCTCGCTATGCTGCTATCTATAATGGTGGTGTGGAGGCTGTTTCAACCTTACTGGGTAAGCAATGCAGGATAATagagggtggtggtggggaagggATTCCTCTGGTAGGTAAGCCAGCCGTAATCAGATTTGCTCCCCCCTCCCAAATTTGAAATAGCCTCAAAAAatgatttacttattttgagcTCGATTTTATAATTGAGGAAGACAACTTAGAAGTACTCAAGTGGAGCAGGACTATGACTAACcaactggaattttaaaataaactttgggGAAACCTAATATAATAATTTTCAAGATTGTTTATCCAAGTTTCCATTATCTCTGTACTTACTGGGTAGTTTTGTCACTTGATGTGAAATTTTGAATAGCAATATACAGTAGTTTATAACAATAGTgtctaatatttgttgaatgttacTATGTGCTAGGTCCTGTTCTAAGGACATTATATACATTAACTCAATCTTCACAAAATTCCTGAGATAaatttatccccattttgcaatGGAAACTTGGGACTGGTAGGttaataacttgctcaaggtcatatagATGGTAAGTAGCAAAgtcaagatttgaactcaggcaggaTGGCTTCAGAGCCTGTGTATTTGACCATCTTActcttttgttcatttgtaaTTTGTTGACCTACCTCCTGAGGTTGTTGGATGGTGTTATATGATTTCTGTAAACACTTATTATCTGTCTTGGCACTCAGAAAACACTTCATAGATTTTAGCTATCCTTATCATCGTCACTGTTTTACCAAAAGGCAGAGAAGCCCTTTTGCCATGTTCTAGACCGCTCCTTGGTGTGAAGGGGAGGTGACTCATCCCGCCATGATGCCAAATTAGAGGCCGTGGTTCTTTTTGACTCTTGCCTCTGCTTCagctgcagaatttttttttgcttagcaAAGTCCCTGTGTCTTTGTCCTGCATTTTCATCTCATTGCCCCCTCTCCTAATTCAGTCTGTCATCTCAGTGGCTCCATTTTATTGATTCCATCAAGTTCAGAAATCTCTGTGTGAGTTTCAAGGCCCTCCATATTCTTGAGCTATCCTATTTATAAGGTTGCAGATTTGAAAATTTAATAATCTAAGCTgcgtttttaatgtattttatagcATTTGCTTAGCAAAATaactggatttttttgttgttgttgttattttgtagGTGCTGTTGCTGTCTTTGCAGTTGGTTATATAAAAATATCCTGGTCAACTTGGGGAGAAATGACgttatctctcttttct
It encodes:
- the SLC19A2 gene encoding thiamine transporter 1 isoform X1 — its product is MDVPGPVSRRAAAAAVLLRTARVPRECWFLPTALLCAYGFFASLRPSEPFLTPYLLGPDKNLSEREVFNEIYPVWTYSYLVLLFPVFLATDYLRYKPVVLLQGLSLIVTWFMLLYAQGLLAIQFLEFFYGIATATEIAYYSYIYSVVDLGMYQKVTSYCRSATLVGFTVGSVLGQILVSVAGWSLFSLNVISLTCVSVAFAVAWFLPMPQKSLFFHHIPSTCQRVNGIKVQNGGIVTDTPASNHLPGWEDIESKIPLNMEEPPLEEPEPKPDRLLVLKVLWNDFLMCYSSRPLLCWSVWWALSTCGYFQVVNYTQGLWEKVMPSRYAAIYNGGVEAVSTLLGAVAVFAVGYIKISWSTWGEMTLSLFSLLIAAAVYIMDTGGNIWVCYASYVVFRIIYMLLITIATFQIAANLSMERYALVFGVNTFIALALQTLLTLIVVDASGLGLEITTQFLIYAGYFALIAVVFLASGAVSIMKKCRKLEDPESSSQVTTS